A single window of Gemmatimonadaceae bacterium DNA harbors:
- a CDS encoding TldD/PmbA family protein — protein MSSRRDFLKQGTAAAGAVAIGGALSRAQAATPLATAPPDAMDASVKELLLEALGAATLAGASFADARIGRYQQNFVFTREKQILNVVDTDSIGVGVRALVDGTWGFAASRDLTKAGVAAAAREAAAIARANRVARDRSVELAAAPAHPNATWKSAFTIDPFTIPIEEKADLLIRANTEGMKAPNVKYVFSGLFFRRMERNYANTDGSVIAQTVVQSALQQQFTAVSSDFTDFQNRGNTLPPVGRGYEWVQQANLVENSRKWGEEASEKLKAKPVDVGRYDLVLHPSHLWLTIHEAIAHPTELDRAMGYEANYAGTSFVAPPEKHLGTFRYGPDFMNIQGDRSQPGALSTIGYDDDGVQPDDFLIIKGGVVNDYQTTREQAPWLRWWYDKNGRPTRSHGCSYADNWSSVQFQRMPNVSLLPGERDLSFEDLIAQTDRGIAIVGDGSFSIDQQRYNAQFGGQLFHEIRGGKIVGMLKDVAYQIRTPEFWNSMDMIGGRRSYEVWGSFFDGKGQPGQVNAVSHGSVPARFRQVNVINTGRKA, from the coding sequence ATGTCATCTCGTCGCGACTTTCTGAAACAGGGAACCGCCGCCGCCGGCGCCGTGGCGATCGGGGGCGCACTCTCCCGGGCGCAGGCGGCCACGCCACTGGCGACCGCCCCGCCAGATGCCATGGACGCTTCGGTCAAGGAGCTGCTCCTCGAAGCACTCGGCGCCGCCACCTTGGCCGGTGCGTCGTTCGCTGACGCGCGCATCGGGCGCTACCAGCAGAACTTCGTGTTCACACGCGAAAAGCAGATCCTCAACGTCGTCGATACGGATTCGATCGGCGTTGGCGTGCGTGCCCTCGTCGACGGCACGTGGGGTTTTGCTGCCTCACGCGACCTGACCAAGGCTGGCGTTGCCGCCGCGGCCCGCGAAGCCGCGGCGATCGCCAGGGCCAACCGCGTGGCCCGTGACCGTTCCGTGGAGCTGGCTGCGGCACCGGCGCACCCCAACGCCACCTGGAAGAGTGCCTTTACCATCGATCCATTCACCATTCCGATCGAGGAAAAGGCCGACCTGCTGATTCGCGCGAACACCGAGGGCATGAAGGCGCCGAACGTGAAGTACGTGTTCAGCGGCCTCTTCTTTCGTCGGATGGAGCGCAATTACGCCAACACCGACGGCTCGGTGATTGCGCAGACCGTCGTGCAAAGCGCGCTGCAGCAGCAGTTCACGGCGGTTTCGTCGGACTTTACCGACTTCCAGAACCGCGGCAACACGCTGCCGCCCGTTGGGCGAGGGTATGAGTGGGTGCAGCAGGCAAATCTCGTCGAGAACTCGCGCAAGTGGGGCGAAGAGGCGAGCGAAAAGCTCAAGGCAAAGCCGGTGGACGTGGGCCGCTATGACCTCGTGCTGCATCCTTCGCACCTGTGGCTCACCATTCACGAGGCCATCGCACACCCCACGGAGCTCGATCGCGCGATGGGATACGAGGCCAACTACGCCGGCACGTCCTTCGTTGCGCCGCCCGAGAAACACCTTGGCACGTTCAGGTACGGCCCGGATTTCATGAACATCCAGGGCGATCGTTCGCAGCCCGGGGCGCTCTCCACCATCGGGTACGACGACGACGGCGTGCAGCCCGATGACTTCCTCATCATCAAGGGCGGAGTCGTCAACGACTACCAGACCACACGCGAGCAGGCGCCGTGGCTCAGGTGGTGGTACGACAAGAACGGCAGGCCCACCCGATCGCACGGCTGTTCATACGCCGACAACTGGTCGAGCGTGCAGTTCCAGCGCATGCCCAACGTGTCGCTGCTTCCCGGCGAGCGCGACCTGTCGTTCGAGGACCTTATCGCGCAGACCGATCGTGGCATCGCGATCGTCGGCGACGGCTCGTTTTCCATCGACCAGCAGCGCTACAACGCGCAGTTTGGCGGCCAGCTCTTCCACGAGATCCGCGGCGGCAAGATCGTCGGGATGCTCAAGGACGTGGCCTACCAGATCCGTACACCCGAGTTCTGGAACTCCATGGACATGATCGGCGGACGCAGGAGTTACGAGGTCTGGGGCTCGTTCTTCGACGGCAAGGGGCAGCCGGGTCAGGTCAACGCGGTGAGCCACGGCTCCGTGCCGGCGCGCTTCCGCCAGGTCAACGTCATCAACACGGGCCGCAAGGCGTAA
- a CDS encoding TldD/PmbA family protein, whose protein sequence is MRHDIIDVLSGPRRLLERDGSSAPSAAILSRDECEALVAQVKGMSRAEAFDVQMFGGYAANVRFADNQMSTAGGIGDMTLGIQSHFGPKHAVVTTNELTEASIRAAVEKSEKLARLAPDDPEAMPQLGPQKFQPVEAYFDSVANMSAEERAKVALTALEPARRAGDLTAAGFLITNVGFNAYGNSAGNFAYHRSTSANYTVTVRTKDGTGSGWAGAEHNDAQQVDFAAVSQRAIDKARLSRGPVAIEPGRYTVILEPQAVGDLCQLIGFYADARATDEGRSPFVKQGGGTKIGEKIVDERVNIYADPFDPMVRAQPWDGDGLPLGRQEFVKNGKLATLYYSRFWARQKGVAPTGAPTSFCMTGGDQSVEQMIAGTPRGVLVTRLWYLREVDPRTILYTGLTRDGTFLIENGRITKSLKNFRFNDSPLFMLNNLEAMGRPQRLAGTEAGGAVIVPPIKVRDFNFTSLSDAV, encoded by the coding sequence ATGCGACACGACATCATCGACGTCCTCTCCGGCCCCCGCCGTCTGCTCGAACGCGACGGGAGCTCGGCGCCGTCCGCGGCCATCCTCTCGCGCGATGAATGCGAGGCGCTCGTCGCGCAAGTGAAGGGAATGTCCAGGGCCGAAGCCTTCGACGTGCAGATGTTCGGAGGTTATGCGGCCAACGTCCGCTTTGCCGACAATCAGATGTCTACCGCGGGCGGCATTGGCGACATGACCCTGGGAATCCAGAGCCATTTCGGGCCCAAACACGCCGTGGTGACCACCAACGAGCTGACCGAGGCTTCGATCCGTGCCGCGGTCGAGAAGTCGGAAAAGCTCGCACGGCTCGCACCGGACGACCCGGAAGCCATGCCACAGCTCGGCCCGCAGAAGTTCCAGCCCGTCGAGGCGTACTTCGACTCCGTGGCGAACATGAGCGCCGAGGAACGGGCGAAGGTGGCGCTGACCGCGCTCGAGCCGGCACGCCGGGCCGGCGATCTCACCGCTGCCGGGTTCCTCATCACCAACGTGGGCTTCAACGCCTACGGCAACAGCGCGGGCAACTTTGCGTACCACCGCTCGACGAGCGCCAACTACACGGTCACCGTGCGCACGAAGGATGGCACCGGATCCGGCTGGGCGGGCGCCGAGCACAACGACGCCCAGCAGGTGGACTTTGCGGCCGTGAGCCAGCGCGCCATCGACAAGGCGCGGCTGTCACGCGGACCGGTGGCCATCGAGCCCGGGCGCTACACCGTGATCCTCGAGCCGCAGGCCGTGGGCGATCTGTGCCAGCTCATCGGGTTTTACGCCGACGCGCGCGCGACCGACGAAGGGCGATCGCCGTTCGTCAAACAGGGCGGCGGCACGAAGATCGGCGAGAAGATCGTGGATGAGCGCGTGAACATCTATGCGGATCCGTTCGACCCCATGGTGCGCGCGCAGCCATGGGATGGCGACGGGCTGCCGCTTGGCCGGCAGGAGTTCGTGAAGAACGGCAAGCTGGCGACGCTCTACTACTCGCGCTTCTGGGCCAGGCAGAAGGGCGTCGCACCGACTGGCGCGCCGACGTCGTTCTGCATGACGGGTGGTGACCAATCCGTCGAGCAGATGATCGCGGGCACACCACGCGGCGTGCTCGTGACGCGCCTGTGGTACCTGCGTGAGGTGGATCCGCGGACGATCCTCTACACCGGCCTCACGCGCGACGGCACCTTCCTGATCGAGAACGGCAGGATCACGAAGTCACTCAAGAACTTCCGCTTCAACGACTCGCCGCTCTTCATGCTCAACAACCTCGAGGCGATGGGTCGGCCGCAGCGCCTCGCCGGCACCGAGGCGGGGGGGGCGGTGATCGTGCCGCCCATCAAGGTGCGGGACTTCAACTTCACGAGCCTGTCGGACGCCGTTTGA
- a CDS encoding glutaminyl-peptide cyclotransferase: MHLRSGLLRTTPVLAALLGAHACDRLRGETVPPPFEVIARYPHDTAAYTQGLVFENGALYESTGRYGYSQVRRVDLRTGSARRTARLGDDRFGEGLALLDGRLWLLTWESRVGYVLDAATLAVVDSFAVAGEGWGLTTDGRSLIMSDGSDSLRVLSPMTRQVERVVHVTRDGSPLSKLNELEFVDGEVLANVYESDWVARIDPATGVVRALIDLADLYPRDQRRPGDDVMNGIARGPQPGTLLVTGKMWPWLWHIRLKPAAQR; the protein is encoded by the coding sequence ATGCACCTGCGCTCCGGGCTCCTGCGGACGACACCGGTTCTGGCTGCCCTGCTTGGCGCGCACGCCTGCGACCGGTTGAGAGGCGAGACGGTCCCGCCGCCGTTCGAGGTCATCGCGCGCTACCCGCACGACACCGCGGCCTACACCCAGGGGCTCGTCTTCGAGAACGGTGCGCTCTACGAAAGCACCGGTCGCTACGGATACTCGCAGGTTCGCCGGGTGGACCTGCGCACGGGCTCGGCGCGCCGTACCGCTCGGCTCGGCGACGATCGCTTTGGAGAAGGTCTCGCGCTGCTCGACGGCAGGCTCTGGCTCCTCACGTGGGAATCGCGCGTGGGGTACGTGCTCGACGCTGCGACGTTGGCTGTCGTGGATTCGTTTGCGGTTGCGGGCGAGGGGTGGGGCCTGACGACAGACGGGCGGTCGCTCATCATGAGCGACGGGTCGGATTCGTTGCGCGTCCTGTCGCCGATGACGAGGCAGGTCGAGCGCGTCGTGCACGTCACGCGCGACGGGTCGCCGCTGTCAAAGCTCAACGAGCTGGAGTTCGTGGATGGTGAGGTGCTCGCCAACGTCTACGAATCCGACTGGGTGGCGCGGATCGATCCCGCGACCGGTGTCGTGCGCGCACTGATCGACCTGGCCGACCTCTACCCCCGGGACCAGCGCCGGCCCGGAGACGACGTGATGAACGGCATTGCCCGCGGCCCGCAGCCCGGCACGCTGCTGGTGACCGGAAAGATGTGGCCGTGGCTCTGGCACATCCGTCTCAAGCCCGCAGCGCAGAGGTAG
- a CDS encoding sodium:solute symporter family protein, which translates to MSATTFFAAVTAYIVLVCGIGLWSFRRASSSEGFLVAGRSLGPILGGATLMANQVSAGATIGMVGFHYFSGISYAWTWPLVWLGWLVAAVFVAPKIRNIKGLTLPDYFAARYDSPAARAVAAVFILIAYTVMLSAQYQAGGLLFQLVGGLPYGQALLLVAGITTVYTVLGGMYGNAHVGLLKAALLLGAYALAVPFLWQHVGGAESIGNALHALDPRLTGNWFGWRQLFAISFAIGLGIAAAPYEISAIYAMQSRRAARLAIGWSFVFQGCIGVGILLFGLATRVAVPQLPNPDLGTPILGMSLLPGWIGMLVLLAAVVTLTRTGGAILLTAASAVSHDLYGKLLRPDADDRTRVFVGRLAVVVFSAIPVVLAWRPFDLVNFIVIYAAKLTVSFLFVPVVLGLHWRGGTRAGALASMIGGLSTCLLASVVGRPYFFGFDPAEAGVLVSAVAFIGVSALTRPVAADRLRVFFPSG; encoded by the coding sequence ATGAGCGCCACCACGTTCTTCGCCGCGGTCACGGCGTACATCGTCCTCGTGTGCGGCATCGGGCTCTGGAGCTTTCGCCGCGCCAGTTCCTCCGAGGGGTTCCTTGTCGCGGGCCGGAGCCTCGGTCCGATCCTCGGAGGTGCGACGCTCATGGCGAACCAGGTGAGCGCGGGCGCCACGATCGGCATGGTGGGATTCCACTACTTCTCGGGCATCAGCTACGCGTGGACGTGGCCACTCGTCTGGCTGGGCTGGCTCGTCGCAGCGGTGTTCGTGGCCCCAAAGATCCGAAACATCAAGGGCCTCACGCTCCCTGACTACTTTGCCGCGCGCTACGACAGCCCGGCCGCCCGAGCCGTCGCGGCCGTCTTCATCCTCATCGCCTACACGGTGATGCTGTCTGCGCAGTATCAGGCAGGCGGCCTGCTCTTTCAGCTCGTGGGCGGGCTGCCCTATGGACAGGCGCTCCTCCTCGTGGCGGGAATCACCACCGTCTATACGGTGCTGGGCGGCATGTACGGCAACGCCCACGTCGGGTTGCTCAAGGCGGCGCTGCTCCTCGGCGCGTACGCGCTCGCGGTGCCGTTCCTGTGGCAGCACGTGGGCGGCGCCGAGAGCATCGGGAATGCGCTCCACGCGCTCGATCCGCGACTCACCGGCAACTGGTTCGGTTGGCGCCAACTGTTCGCGATCTCGTTCGCCATCGGACTCGGCATTGCCGCGGCTCCGTATGAGATCTCCGCGATCTACGCGATGCAGAGCCGTCGAGCGGCGCGACTGGCGATTGGATGGTCGTTCGTGTTTCAGGGGTGCATCGGCGTCGGCATCCTGCTCTTTGGCCTCGCGACCCGCGTCGCCGTACCCCAGCTACCCAACCCGGACCTGGGCACGCCCATCCTCGGGATGTCGCTGCTTCCGGGCTGGATAGGCATGTTGGTTCTCCTCGCCGCGGTCGTGACACTGACGCGAACCGGGGGCGCGATTCTGCTGACCGCGGCGTCCGCGGTGTCCCACGACCTCTACGGCAAGCTGCTGCGGCCAGATGCCGACGACAGGACCCGGGTATTCGTGGGGCGGCTCGCGGTGGTGGTCTTCAGCGCGATTCCAGTCGTGCTCGCCTGGCGACCGTTCGACCTCGTGAACTTCATCGTCATCTATGCGGCCAAACTCACGGTGTCGTTCCTGTTCGTGCCGGTGGTGCTGGGCCTGCATTGGCGCGGTGGGACGCGGGCCGGCGCGTTGGCATCCATGATCGGTGGGCTGAGCACCTGTCTCCTGGCCAGCGTCGTGGGTCGCCCGTACTTCTTCGGGTTCGATCCGGCCGAGGCAGGCGTGTTGGTGAGCGCGGTCGCATTCATTGGGGTCAGCGCCCTCACCCGTCCCGTCGCCGCGGACCGGCTCCGCGTCTTCTTTCCGTCGGGGTGA
- a CDS encoding succinylglutamate desuccinylase/aspartoacylase family protein: MAHSTTRLPVSTLASGFELGLTIHDVTSGRPGPRVGISAMIHGDELDGWLIIREFLRAMDEGLLRGSLRLLPVANPLGMEAIARNTPTDTLDMNRLFPGAPDGWLSEQLAHVITTGFLDTIDVLIDIHAGGTFPWVDYCYVGNDLELSRAFLPAVLYRPSSWYPGTSASHAIARGIPTTVIEIGGGYRDQAGHIANGLRGLRNMLRHLGVMAGDVEHRPRQLLLTEMKVMRPQQGGVCVPRGRLVPGEWLEAGHVLADIVSPYTFDVLETMVAPWQRNVVVLTRNYATRIHPGDYGFMIGNGDSATWLD; encoded by the coding sequence GTGGCCCATTCCACCACCCGCCTCCCCGTCTCCACGCTCGCCAGCGGTTTCGAGCTTGGTCTCACGATCCATGACGTGACCAGCGGCCGGCCCGGACCGCGCGTCGGGATCTCGGCGATGATCCACGGCGACGAACTCGATGGCTGGCTCATCATCCGCGAGTTCCTGCGCGCGATGGATGAAGGTTTGCTGCGCGGCTCGCTCCGCCTGCTCCCGGTCGCCAACCCGCTCGGCATGGAGGCGATCGCGCGCAACACGCCGACTGACACGCTGGACATGAACCGGCTCTTTCCCGGGGCTCCGGACGGATGGCTCTCCGAGCAGCTCGCGCATGTGATCACCACCGGTTTCCTCGACACGATCGACGTGCTGATCGACATCCACGCCGGCGGCACGTTTCCGTGGGTCGACTACTGCTACGTCGGCAACGACCTCGAACTCTCGCGTGCCTTCCTTCCGGCCGTGCTGTACCGACCGTCGTCGTGGTATCCGGGCACGAGCGCCTCGCACGCCATCGCGCGCGGCATCCCCACCACGGTGATCGAGATCGGCGGTGGCTATCGCGATCAGGCCGGCCACATCGCCAATGGATTGCGCGGCCTGCGCAACATGCTGCGACATCTCGGGGTCATGGCCGGCGACGTGGAACATCGCCCGCGCCAGCTGCTGCTCACTGAGATGAAGGTGATGCGACCGCAGCAGGGCGGGGTGTGCGTGCCGCGCGGGCGGCTCGTGCCGGGCGAGTGGCTGGAGGCGGGCCACGTGCTCGCCGACATCGTGTCGCCCTACACGTTCGACGTGCTGGAGACGATGGTCGCGCCCTGGCAGCGCAATGTGGTCGTGCTCACGCGCAACTATGCGACGCGCATCCACCCCGGTGACTATGGCTTCATGATCGGCAACGGCGACTCGGCGACGTGGCTCGACTGA
- a CDS encoding fused MFS/spermidine synthase, translated as MRIPSTPSAWTPARANLVLGLFAVLIFSNATLLFVVQPMFTKLVLPLLGGTPAVWNTCLMFFQAALLVGYLYAHATSKRLTPRAQGMLHLALMLLALVFLPLGVPSGIEPPPGMAAPVVWLLVLLTITLGLPFVLLSAGAPMFQRWLAATSHPAAGNPYVLYVASNLGSFAALIAYPTLIEPVLRLGQQRMYWAYGYYGLVALVGLTLWLTLRTLREKDTSGDVMVPRNPGRGERLSSGGPPMASMASQESPTPGAVPTSPQAPASVSALPDRDDFDVPTTAPSIIPTKAWRLRWVLLSFAPSSLLIGVTTFLSTDVAAVPLLWVVPLALYLLTFVLVFAERPLLGRRFMLVFQLLVALALLVIIGMTPTRLRLAHLALHLIGFFATAMVCHRELADSRPRADHLTEFYLWMSVGGLLGGVFNVVLAPLMYDRVLEYPFALIVALGLRPVATRQDTGLRAMLLDLALPVGLYLALLASFQIQVPAGRTGTVAMWTLFTIAALVLATFHRRPLRLALGAAALFVAVDGRGRTQDAVYQERSFFGVYRVHRWDNALVLQHGTTTHGAQSLRADTRREPLTYYARRGPLGDAFSVLTDTMTLRNVALVGLGTGTTACYSRPFEMWTYYEIDPVIARMATSGRLFTYMSLCGPTHRVRLGDARLRLREAADSSYDLIALDAFSSDAIPVHLMTREALQLYLRKLKPNGTILFHISNRYLDLEPVVARLARDAGLAAAERDYDPTSEEKLRLFYASRWIALSRESAILAPLVADHGWRILQADTTLRPWTDDYSDIVSVLKGQ; from the coding sequence ATGCGCATCCCCAGCACACCAAGCGCCTGGACGCCGGCCCGAGCCAATCTCGTGCTCGGGCTCTTTGCCGTCCTCATCTTCAGCAACGCGACGCTGCTGTTCGTCGTGCAGCCGATGTTCACCAAGCTGGTCCTGCCGCTGCTTGGTGGCACGCCGGCGGTATGGAACACGTGCCTCATGTTCTTTCAGGCCGCGTTGCTGGTGGGCTACCTGTATGCACACGCCACGAGCAAGCGTCTGACGCCGCGCGCGCAGGGCATGCTGCACCTGGCCCTCATGCTGCTGGCGCTGGTGTTCCTCCCGCTCGGCGTGCCGTCAGGCATCGAGCCGCCGCCGGGGATGGCGGCGCCGGTGGTGTGGCTGCTCGTGCTCCTCACGATCACGCTCGGGCTTCCGTTCGTGCTGCTCTCGGCAGGCGCTCCGATGTTCCAGCGATGGCTCGCGGCCACGTCACATCCGGCGGCGGGCAATCCGTATGTGCTGTACGTCGCGAGCAACCTGGGGAGCTTTGCCGCGCTGATCGCGTATCCGACGCTGATCGAGCCGGTGCTGCGGCTGGGACAGCAGCGGATGTATTGGGCATACGGGTACTACGGCCTCGTGGCGTTGGTGGGGCTCACGCTCTGGCTGACGCTCCGGACGCTGCGGGAAAAAGACACGAGCGGGGATGTGATGGTGCCGCGAAACCCGGGACGCGGTGAAAGATTGAGCTCGGGGGGGCCCCCCATGGCCTCCATGGCCTCACAGGAATCCCCGACCCCAGGCGCCGTCCCCACTTCTCCACAGGCACCAGCCTCGGTCAGTGCGCTCCCCGATCGTGACGACTTCGATGTCCCCACCACCGCGCCATCGATCATCCCGACCAAGGCGTGGCGACTGCGCTGGGTGCTGCTTTCCTTCGCGCCATCGTCGCTACTGATCGGCGTCACCACGTTCCTCAGCACCGACGTCGCCGCCGTCCCGCTGCTCTGGGTCGTACCGCTCGCGCTCTACCTCCTCACCTTCGTGCTCGTGTTCGCCGAGCGCCCGTTGCTCGGCCGCAGGTTCATGCTGGTGTTTCAGCTGCTCGTGGCGCTCGCGCTGCTGGTGATCATCGGCATGACACCCACGCGGCTCCGGCTCGCGCACCTGGCGCTGCACCTCATCGGATTCTTCGCCACCGCGATGGTCTGTCATCGCGAGCTGGCCGACTCGCGACCGCGCGCCGACCACCTCACCGAGTTCTACCTGTGGATGTCGGTCGGTGGGTTGTTGGGTGGAGTGTTCAACGTCGTCCTTGCGCCGCTCATGTACGATCGGGTGCTGGAATACCCGTTTGCTCTCATCGTCGCGCTCGGCCTCAGACCCGTGGCGACGCGACAGGATACGGGGCTGCGCGCGATGCTGCTCGATCTGGCCCTGCCGGTCGGCCTCTATCTCGCGCTGCTCGCGTCCTTCCAGATCCAGGTGCCAGCCGGCCGTACCGGGACCGTGGCCATGTGGACGCTGTTCACGATCGCCGCACTCGTCCTCGCGACGTTCCACCGCCGACCGCTCCGGCTCGCGCTCGGTGCCGCCGCACTCTTTGTTGCCGTTGACGGGCGCGGCCGCACCCAGGATGCCGTGTACCAGGAGCGGAGTTTCTTTGGCGTCTATCGGGTGCATCGCTGGGACAACGCGCTGGTGCTGCAGCACGGCACGACGACGCACGGCGCGCAGAGCCTGCGTGCCGACACGCGTCGTGAGCCGCTGACCTACTACGCGCGGCGCGGGCCCCTGGGTGATGCCTTCTCGGTCCTCACCGACACCATGACGCTGCGCAACGTCGCCCTGGTCGGTCTCGGGACCGGAACGACGGCGTGCTACTCACGGCCGTTCGAGATGTGGACGTACTACGAAATCGATCCCGTCATTGCGCGGATGGCGACCAGCGGGCGGCTCTTCACCTACATGAGCCTCTGTGGACCGACGCACCGCGTCCGGCTGGGGGACGCGCGGCTCCGCCTGAGGGAAGCCGCGGACTCCTCGTACGACCTCATCGCGCTCGACGCATTCAGCAGTGACGCGATCCCCGTACACCTGATGACGCGGGAAGCGCTGCAGCTCTACCTGAGGAAGCTCAAGCCGAACGGCACGATCCTCTTCCACATCAGCAATCGGTACCTCGATCTCGAGCCGGTGGTCGCGCGTCTGGCTCGTGATGCGGGCCTCGCCGCCGCAGAACGGGACTACGATCCCACGAGCGAGGAAAAGCTGCGGCTGTTCTATGCGTCGCGCTGGATCGCGCTGTCACGCGAGTCCGCGATCCTCGCCCCGCTCGTCGCCGATCACGGTTGGCGCATCCTGCAGGCGGACACGACGCTCCGTCCCTGGACCGACGACTACTCCGACATCGTGAGTGTTCTCAAGGGCCAGTAA
- a CDS encoding MmcQ/YjbR family DNA-binding protein yields the protein MPIPRPLARLRKLALALPEAHEVEAWGEPTFRVRNKLFAMYAHSGNHHGGGRHSAWIKCTATNQQLLIASDAARFFVAPHVGPSGWIGVHLEESPDWDVVADLLRDGYASIAPVRLRAQLREPCRTAPGRGRTPGQLRYIPRLHDLPL from the coding sequence ATGCCCATTCCTCGACCGCTGGCGCGACTTCGCAAGCTGGCCCTCGCGCTCCCCGAAGCTCATGAGGTCGAAGCATGGGGCGAGCCGACGTTCCGCGTGCGCAACAAACTGTTTGCCATGTACGCGCATTCCGGCAATCACCACGGCGGCGGCCGGCATTCGGCATGGATCAAGTGCACGGCCACCAACCAGCAGTTGCTGATCGCGTCAGACGCGGCGCGGTTCTTTGTAGCACCCCATGTGGGGCCGTCGGGCTGGATCGGTGTCCATCTGGAGGAGTCCCCCGACTGGGACGTGGTCGCCGACCTGTTGCGTGACGGATACGCATCGATCGCTCCCGTCCGCCTCAGGGCGCAGTTGCGGGAACCGTGCCGGACCGCACCGGGTAGGGGACGGACGCCGGGCCAGCTCCGGTATATTCCTCGTCTTCACGACCTCCCTCTGTGA
- a CDS encoding DUF3108 domain-containing protein yields the protein MTRLRSFLAIAASALVVAPVLAAQGTRYSVPFGVGESMSYDVKFGPLTVGSGRMFVAGIDTIRGTPAWHLRLELRAGIPGFRVQNTLESWVDVETFHALRYRLETQQGGKEERRVAEIFPDRKVYRETDWRPSKNGGGLQEIDRGEHPSVAQPLDQASFLFFARTVPLELGKTYAFDRYYKPTSNPVTLAVLRKEKVRVPAGEFHSIVVRPTFKSLGIFGQNGRAEVWFTDDDRHMMVRMETHVAFGSITLLLKEFQGSGVPE from the coding sequence GTGACTCGTCTCCGTTCTTTCCTCGCGATCGCCGCGAGCGCGCTCGTCGTTGCGCCTGTGCTCGCCGCCCAAGGGACCCGTTACAGCGTGCCGTTTGGCGTCGGCGAGTCCATGAGCTACGACGTGAAGTTCGGTCCGCTGACGGTTGGGAGCGGCCGCATGTTCGTAGCGGGCATCGACACGATTCGTGGCACGCCAGCGTGGCACCTCCGACTCGAGCTCCGGGCCGGCATCCCGGGGTTTCGGGTGCAGAACACGCTCGAGAGCTGGGTCGACGTCGAGACGTTTCACGCCCTGCGCTATCGGTTGGAGACCCAACAGGGCGGCAAGGAAGAGCGCCGCGTTGCCGAGATTTTTCCCGATCGCAAGGTGTATCGCGAGACGGACTGGCGACCGTCGAAGAACGGGGGAGGGCTGCAGGAGATCGACCGCGGGGAACATCCATCGGTCGCCCAGCCACTCGACCAGGCGTCGTTTCTCTTCTTCGCCCGCACGGTGCCGCTCGAGCTGGGCAAGACATACGCATTCGACCGATACTACAAGCCGACGAGCAACCCCGTGACGCTCGCCGTGCTGCGCAAGGAGAAGGTGAGAGTGCCGGCCGGCGAGTTCCATTCCATCGTTGTACGCCCGACGTTCAAGTCGCTCGGGATCTTCGGGCAGAATGGTCGCGCCGAAGTATGGTTCACCGACGATGATCGCCACATGATGGTGCGCATGGAGACACATGTCGCCTTTGGCAGCATCACGCTGTTGCTGAAGGAGTTCCAGGGGTCGGGCGTCCCGGAGTAA
- a CDS encoding serine/threonine-protein phosphatase, translating into MQTSPAAPPTETRKPRDDEIDIHGLTHVGKVRDDNQDHFLICSLRKHLDVHSTSLPADELAGVKTDRLAFIAMVADGVGGGVGGEEASRFALRAVSEYVTQSAHCYYTADASDDEAFRETLEEAATRVHEALQRASEGRTRATTLSLLLGVWPRLYLLQVGDSRYYLWRDRRLTQVSRDQTIAQDLIDAGVLRRGDRLGRLANTLSSAIGGPTSRPEVTAVENSWGCVHLLCSDGLTKHVSDERIAEVLSTMTSARQACEQLLAEALGAGGTDNITILVGRTLRHGA; encoded by the coding sequence ATGCAGACCTCGCCTGCTGCGCCACCCACCGAAACCCGCAAGCCGCGCGACGACGAGATCGATATCCACGGGCTCACCCACGTGGGCAAAGTGCGCGACGACAACCAGGATCACTTCCTGATCTGCTCGCTGCGCAAGCACCTCGACGTGCACAGCACGAGCCTGCCGGCCGATGAGCTGGCGGGCGTGAAGACGGACCGACTGGCCTTCATTGCGATGGTGGCGGATGGCGTGGGTGGTGGGGTTGGCGGCGAGGAAGCGAGTCGCTTCGCATTGCGCGCCGTGTCCGAGTACGTCACGCAGAGCGCGCACTGCTACTACACGGCCGATGCATCCGACGACGAGGCGTTCCGGGAGACGCTCGAGGAGGCGGCCACGCGCGTGCACGAGGCGTTGCAACGTGCGTCCGAGGGGCGCACGCGGGCGACGACGCTCAGCCTCCTGCTCGGCGTGTGGCCGCGCCTGTACCTGCTGCAGGTGGGCGACAGTCGCTACTACCTGTGGCGGGACCGGCGGCTCACCCAGGTGTCGCGGGATCAGACGATCGCGCAGGACCTGATCGATGCCGGTGTATTGCGTCGCGGCGACCGGCTCGGCCGACTGGCGAACACGCTGTCGAGCGCGATCGGCGGGCCGACGTCGCGGCCCGAAGTGACGGCCGTGGAGAACTCCTGGGGATGCGTGCATCTGCTGTGCAGCGACGGGCTCACGAAACACGTGAGCGACGAGCGCATTGCCGAGGTGCTCTCGACGATGACGTCGGCCCGCCAGGCGTGCGAGCAGCTGCTCGCCGAGGCGTTAGGCGCCGGCGGCACGGACAACATCACGATTCTCGTGGGTCGGACGCTGCGGCATGGCGCGTGA